A part of Leishmania braziliensis MHOM/BR/75/M2904 complete genome, chromosome 30 genomic DNA contains:
- a CDS encoding putative importin alpha, whose translation MFNNQEKKGAKQAVSTKAGAERRQRQLMSVRHKVHGEVMKHLRAEDQEDLAMLDGNGGVAQVSNPEDVWSYDARSTPASVPLQLLPTLVNMCMNGPTDREVFQGTLLIRKILSVEKDPPYDAVTSSGVVPHLVGLLQREDYPELQFESAWALTNIAAGTSENTMMLVACGAIPRFVALLGSPNADCRDQSAWAIGNLSGEGAACRDEALSHGAMAALLNVLSVKEQPIHVLRNATWAVSNLCRCKPLPPLERVAIALPTLVDLLNSSDDQLIVDAAWGISYISDGPAERVQAVLEAGAVPRIVQLLSVPSTNVKLPAIRIIGNIAAGTDEQTQVIINSGALPAMAELLRHPKRALRKETCWTVSNIAAGQAYQIDALVNSNVCIPILECLSAPELDVKKEAVWTIANITFCGSVAQVKYLVNIGVIPPLCEALRTYDPKIVTVALEAVQCFLQVGEDEKTSGGMEENIVAKQVMDCGGVDSIEQLQTHADKNVYNIALQILESFFTTEDEAGQMDSAMGAGMVDFAQGNPNVGGGQFNF comes from the coding sequence ATGTTCAACAAccaagagaagaagggcgcCAAGCAGGCCGTCAGCACCAAAGCTGGTGCTGAGCGTCGCCAGCGTCAACTCATGTCAGTGCGTCACAAGGTTCACGGAGAGGTGATGAAGCACCTGCGCGCCGAAGATCAGGAAGACCTTGCGATGCTTGACGGTAACGGCGGTGTGGCGCAGGTATCCAACCCGGAGGACGTCTGGTCGTACGACGCCAGGTCTACACCCGCTTCGGTGCCCTTGCAGCTCCTCCCAACCCTCGTGAACATGTGCATGAACGGACCGACAGACCGCGAGGTGTTTCAAGGCACACTGCTGATCCGTAAGATCCTTTCCGTCGAGAAGGACCCGCCGTACGATGCTGTGACATCGAGCGGCGTGGTGCCACACCTGGTGggactgctgcagcgcgaggaCTACCCGGAGCTGCAGTTTGAGTCTGCCTGGGCCCTGACCAACATCGCTGCAGGCACGTCGGAGAACACAATGATGCTCGTCGCCTGTGGTGCGATTCCACGCttcgtggcgctgctggggtcCCCGAACGCGGACTGCCGCGATCAAAGCGCGTGGGCCATCGGCAATCTCTCTGGTGAGGGCGCGGCCTGCCGTGACGAGGCGCTGAGCCACGGCGCCATGGCTGCACTGCTGAACGTGCTGAGCGTGAAGGAGCAGCCGATTCATGTTCTACGCAATGCTACGTGGGCTGTGTCAAATTTGTGCCGCTGCAAGCCACTACCGCCGCTGGAGCGTGTGGCAATTGCACTGCCGACGCTGGTGGATCTCCTCAACAGCTCCGATGATCAGCTCATTGTGGATGCGGCGTGGGGTATCTCGTACATCAGTGACGGCCCGGCAGAGCGGGTGCAGGCGGTGCTCGAGGCTGGCGCTGTTCCTCGCAttgtgcagctcctctccGTGCCGAGTACAAACGTGAAGCTGCCGGCAATTCGCATTATCGGCAACATCGCCGCCGGCACGGATGAGCAGACGCAGGTTATCATTAACAGCGGTGCTCTACCGGCCATGGCCGAGCTACTGCGCCACCCAAagcgcgcgctgcgcaagGAGACGTGCTGGACCGTCTCGAACATTGCTGCCGGCCAGGCGTACCAGATCGATGCGCTCGTGAACTCGAACGTTTGCATCCCCATCTTGGAATGTCTTAGCGCGCCAGAGCTCGATGTGAAGAAGGAGGCGGTATGGACCATTGCGAACATCACTTTCTGCGGCTCAGTGGCGCAGGTGAAGTACCTCGTCAACATCGGGGTCATCCCGCCACTgtgcgaggcgctgcgcacatACGACCCGAAGATCGTGACGGtcgcgctggaggcggtgcagtgcTTCCTCCAGGTTGGCGAGGACGAGAAGACGTCAGGCGGCATGGAGGAGAACATTGTAGCGAAGCAGGTGATGGACTGCGGCGGTGTAGACTCAATCGAGCAGCTTCAGACGCACGCTGACAAGAACGTATACAACATTGCGCTTCAGATCCTGGAGAGCTTCTTCACGACGGAGGATGAAGCGGGCCAGATGGACAGTGCTATGGGGGCTGGCATGGTGGACTTTGCGCAGGGCAACCCCAACGTTGGTGGCGGCCAGTTTAACTTCTAG